A single genomic interval of Sebastes umbrosus isolate fSebUmb1 chromosome 9, fSebUmb1.pri, whole genome shotgun sequence harbors:
- the LOC119493940 gene encoding CD209 antigen-like protein A: MPCQTGWRKFGDSCYIVSALKKNWTLSREACHAVGADLVVINSRDKQAFVNGLLDKGQNAWIGFTDSIKEGTWMWVDGTPVTTTYWGVDQPNSYDGNQDCGETVQKELGVGEWNDDGCSADQNFICEQ; this comes from the exons ATGCCCTGTCAGACGGGCTGGAGGAAGTTCGGTGACAGCTGTTATATTGTTTCAGCTCTGAAGAAAAACTGGACGTTAAGCAGAGAGGCCTGCCATGCCGTGGGAGCAGATCTGGTCGTCATAAACAGCAGGGATAAACAg GCATTTGTCAACGGGTTACTGGATAAAGGCCAAAATGCCTGGATAGGCTTCACTGACAGTATTAAAGAGGGAACTTGGATGTGGGTGGATGGGACTCCAGTCACCACTAC GTACTGGGGGGTGGACCAGCCCAACAGCTACGATGGGAACCAGGACTGCGGCGAAACTGTGCAAAAGGAATTGGGAGTTGGAGAATGGAACGACGACGGCTGTTCTGCTGATCAGAACTTTATCTGTGAGCAATAA